A stretch of Arachis hypogaea cultivar Tifrunner chromosome 15, arahy.Tifrunner.gnm2.J5K5, whole genome shotgun sequence DNA encodes these proteins:
- the LOC112749679 gene encoding uncharacterized protein, producing MLSDCYLHCKTSTMKDSSEKLIWDQKSAPQTRASPTAKMMVWTILFVSLTYVLYTFKLVSTSTTCSHGPFSINRISSSPSPSNATVHSPIGSSSPTNLRHVVFGIAASSKLWEHRKNYIKLWYKPKLMRGVVWLDDRVKTHRKEGLPPVKISTDTSNFPYTNKLGHRSALRISRIVTETLRLGLKDVRWFVMGDDDTVFVTENLLRILRKYDHNQYYYIGSLSESHLQNIFFSYGMAYGGGGFAISYPLAKALQKMQDRCIKRYPALYGSDDRMQACMAELGVPLTKEIGFHQYDVYGNLFGLLAAHPVTPLVSLHHLDVVEPIFPNATRVEALKRLTIPMKLDSAALIQQSICYDKNSRWTVSVSWGFAVQIFRGMFSAREMEMPSRTFLNWYRRADYTAYAFNTRPVSRNPCQKPFVFYFSKATFNSTQQLTLTRYERHRVPHPECRWRMPDPSAIDNVIVYKKPDPHLWDRAPRRNCCRVIKSNHQGTMVIDVGVCKSGEVTEI from the exons atgctCAGTGATTGTTATCTTCATTGCAAGACAAGCACAATGAAGGATTCATCAGAAAAGCTGATTTGGGATCAGAAAAGCGCACCACAGACACGAGCCTCTCCCACAGCAAAGATGATGGTGTGGACCATCCTCTTCGTTTCCCTCACCTACGTTCTCTACACCTTCAAGCTCGTAAGCACCTCCACCACCTGCAGCCACGGTCCATTCTCCATCAACCGCATCTCCTCTTCTCCGTCTCCCTCCAATGCCACTGTCCATTCCCCCATCGGCTCATCCTCCCCCACCAACCTTCGCCACGTCGTGTTCGGAATCGCCGCCTCCTCCAAGCTCTGGGAGCATCGCAAGAACTACATCAAGCTGTGGTACAAGCCCAAGTTGATGAGAGGGGTGGTCTGGCTCGACGACCGAGTCAAGACCCACCGCAAAGAAGGCCTACCGCCGGTGAAGATCTCCACCGACACCTCCAACTTCCCTTACACCAACAAGCTGGGCCACCGCTCCGCCCTCCGAATATCGCGGATCGTGACGGAGACTCTCCGCCTGGGCCTGAAGGACGTCCGGTGGTTCGTGATGGGGGACGACGACACCGTCTTCGTCACGGAGAACCTTCTCAGAATTCTTCGGAAATACGACCACAACCAATACTATTACATCGGTAGCTTGTCGGAGAGCCACTTGCAGAACATATTCTTCTCTTACGGCATGGCGTACGGCGGCGGCGGCTTCGCCATCAGCTACCCTCTTGCGAAGGCTCTGCAGAAGATGCAAGACCGATGCATTAAACGTTACCCTGCTCTGTACGGCTCAGATGACAGAATGCAAGCTTGTATGGCGGAACTCGGTGTTCCACTCACAAAAGAAATCGGTTTTCATCAATACGATGTGTATGGGAACCTCTTCGGGCTTCTTGCCGCACACCCTGTGACGCCATTGGTATCACTCCACCACCTGGACGTTGTTGAGCCAATATTCCCCAACGCCACTCGGGTGGAAGCTCTGAAACGCCTCACCATTCCCATGAAGCTTGATTCCGCCGCCCTCATCCAGCAATCCATCTGCTACGACAAGAACAGCCGCTGGACTGTTTCCGTTTCTTGGGGGTTCGCCGTTCAGATATTCCGCGGCATGTTCTCCGCACGCGAGATGGAGATGCCTTCTAGAACCTTCTTGAATTGGTATAGGAGGGCGGACTACACTGCCTATGCTTTCAACACGCGTCCCGTTAGCAGAAACCCGTGTCAGAAGCCATTTGTTTTCTATTTCTCCAAAGCCACATTCAATTCCACACAGCAACTCACTCTCACTCGCTACGAAAGACACCGTGTCCCTCATCCTGAGTGCCGCTGGAGGATGCCTGACCCTTCTGCTATCGACAATGTCATCGTCTACAAGAAACCGGACCCCCATCTTTGGGATAGA GCGCCTAGGAGAAACTGTTGCAGGGTCATCAAGTCCAACCACCAAGGAACAATGGTCATTGATGTGGGTGTATGCAAGAGCGGTGAGGTTACCGAAATTTAA